The following proteins are co-located in the Paracoccaceae bacterium Fryx2 genome:
- a CDS encoding 4Fe4S-binding leucine-rich repeat protein produces MPDGPDPVDWLGATIDCGTCRFRARQTSGQCGPGWACVQDRYARRIERFFLLNPDLADDCLTLPYFEARAQAARAATLFRLPPLLEDPDPGVRAVAILRLPARHALRRLHDPDRTVRIAVAHRLAPDDLLPLLSDEDPYVRLIAVRRIDPGALPVMLRDPDPEIRALVAARIAPGWLVHCVTDPEPMVRRAAVLRLPGKRLHVLARDSDIRVRHAVAERAPADLARAMQADPDPQIRDTAAERLAALALMKDEDDADR; encoded by the coding sequence ATGCCCGATGGCCCGGACCCGGTTGACTGGCTTGGCGCGACGATCGACTGCGGCACCTGCCGCTTTCGCGCCCGCCAGACCTCCGGTCAATGCGGGCCGGGCTGGGCCTGCGTGCAGGACCGCTATGCCCGGCGGATCGAGCGGTTCTTCCTTCTGAACCCCGATCTGGCCGACGATTGCCTGACCCTGCCGTATTTCGAGGCCCGCGCCCAGGCGGCACGGGCCGCGACCCTGTTCCGCCTGCCGCCGCTGCTGGAAGACCCCGACCCCGGCGTGCGCGCCGTGGCGATCCTGCGGCTGCCCGCCCGCCACGCGCTGCGCCGCCTGCACGACCCCGACCGCACCGTGCGGATCGCCGTGGCGCACCGTCTGGCGCCCGACGATCTGCTGCCGCTCTTGTCGGATGAAGACCCCTATGTGCGGCTGATCGCGGTGCGCCGCATCGACCCCGGCGCGCTGCCGGTGATGCTGCGCGACCCCGACCCCGAGATCCGCGCGCTGGTCGCTGCCCGCATCGCGCCGGGCTGGCTGGTGCATTGCGTGACCGACCCCGAACCGATGGTCCGCCGCGCCGCCGTCCTGCGCCTGCCCGGCAAGCGGCTGCACGTGCTGGCCCGGGATTCCGACATTCGCGTGCGCCATGCCGTGGCCGAACGCGCGCCCGCCGATCTGGCCCGCGCGATGCAGGCTGACCCCGACCCGCAGATCCGCGACACCGCCGCCGAGCGCCTTGCCGCGCTGGCCCTGATGAAGGACGAGGACGATGCAGACCGATGA
- a CDS encoding nitrogen fixation protein NifZ, with amino-acid sequence MQTDDRPIEIYGPPAFRPGEKVRSTKTIRNDGTIPGVEVGHVVVTKGDIGYVRDIGTFLQEFYVYAVEFVDRGSIVGMRARELKSEGDGL; translated from the coding sequence ATGCAGACCGATGACCGCCCGATCGAGATCTATGGGCCGCCCGCGTTCCGCCCCGGCGAAAAGGTGCGCTCGACCAAGACCATCCGCAACGATGGCACCATCCCGGGGGTCGAGGTCGGCCATGTCGTCGTGACCAAGGGCGACATCGGCTATGTCCGCGACATCGGGACGTTCCTGCAGGAATTCTACGTCTATGCGGTCGAATTCGTCGACCGGGGCAGCATCGTGGGGATGCGCGCGCGCGAACTGAAAAGCGAAGGGGATGGGTTGTGA
- the nifB gene encoding nitrogenase cofactor biosynthesis protein NifB codes for MAANIIALGGLQVASRDDLGKALADGGCEASSCGSKAGPADMDPATWAKVKDHPCYSEEAHHYFARMHVAVAPACNIQCNYCNRKYDCSNESRPGVVSERLTPDQAARKVMAVAAEVPQLSVLGIAGPGDAAYDWRNTKATFDLVSARLPDIKLCLSSNGLALPDHIDELVAMKVDHVTLTINTLDPEVGAQIYPWIFFRGKRHTGVEAAAILIERQMQSLDLLVANGILVKVNSVLIPGINDAGMLALNKAVKAKGAFLHNIMPLISDPAHGTVFGLSGQRGPTAAELKAVQDACAGGANLMRHCRQCRADAVGLLGEDRGQEFNLDQLPEVVEDAPEARAAYRTWVAREREDRRAATALATADLPAARAALLVAVATKGGGRINQHFGHATEFQIYEVDGAGVRFVTHRRADNYCLGGHGEDDRLAEIIRTLDGVPVVLCARIGEAPRARMAQAGIDVIDAHAQDYIETAIAAVFRDRNPDLAARTA; via the coding sequence ATGGCGGCAAACATCATTGCATTGGGTGGGCTTCAGGTTGCATCGCGGGACGATCTGGGCAAGGCGCTGGCCGATGGCGGCTGCGAGGCGTCATCCTGCGGCTCCAAGGCCGGCCCCGCCGACATGGACCCGGCCACCTGGGCCAAGGTCAAGGATCACCCCTGCTATTCCGAAGAGGCGCACCACTACTTCGCCCGGATGCACGTCGCGGTGGCCCCGGCCTGCAACATCCAGTGCAACTACTGCAACCGGAAATACGACTGTTCGAACGAAAGCCGCCCCGGCGTGGTGTCGGAACGGCTGACGCCGGACCAGGCGGCGCGCAAGGTGATGGCGGTGGCCGCCGAGGTGCCGCAGCTTTCGGTGCTGGGCATCGCCGGGCCGGGCGATGCCGCCTATGACTGGCGCAACACCAAGGCGACCTTCGATCTGGTGTCGGCGCGCCTGCCCGACATCAAGCTGTGCCTCTCGTCCAACGGGCTGGCCCTGCCGGACCATATCGACGAACTGGTGGCGATGAAGGTCGATCACGTCACCCTGACGATCAACACGCTGGACCCGGAGGTCGGCGCGCAGATCTATCCGTGGATCTTCTTTCGCGGCAAGCGCCACACCGGGGTCGAGGCGGCGGCTATCCTGATCGAACGGCAGATGCAAAGCCTTGATCTGCTGGTGGCAAACGGGATTCTGGTCAAGGTCAATTCGGTGCTGATCCCCGGCATCAACGATGCGGGGATGCTGGCGCTGAACAAGGCGGTGAAGGCGAAGGGCGCTTTCCTGCACAACATCATGCCGCTGATTTCCGACCCGGCGCATGGCACGGTGTTCGGCCTGTCCGGCCAGCGCGGCCCGACGGCGGCGGAACTGAAGGCGGTGCAGGATGCCTGCGCCGGTGGCGCCAACCTGATGCGCCATTGCCGCCAGTGCCGCGCCGATGCCGTGGGCCTGCTGGGCGAGGACCGCGGGCAGGAGTTCAATCTGGACCAGCTGCCCGAAGTGGTGGAAGACGCCCCGGAAGCCCGCGCCGCCTATCGCACCTGGGTCGCGCGCGAACGCGAGGACCGCCGCGCCGCGACCGCCCTTGCCACCGCCGACCTGCCTGCCGCCCGGGCGGCGCTGCTGGTGGCCGTGGCGACCAAGGGCGGCGGGCGGATCAACCAGCATTTCGGCCATGCGACCGAATTCCAGATCTACGAGGTTGACGGCGCGGGCGTGCGTTTCGTCACCCACCGCCGCGCCGACAACTACTGCCTCGGCGGCCACGGCGAGGATGACCGTCTGGCCGAGATCATCCGCACGCTCGACGGCGTGCCGGTCGTGCTGTGCGCGCGGATCGGCGAGGCGCCCCGCGCCCGCATGGCGCAGGCGGGCATCGACGTGATCGACGCCCACGCGCAGGACTACATCGAAACCGCGATCGCGGCCGTTTTCCGCGACCGCAACCCCGATCTGGCGGCCAGAACCGCCTGA
- a CDS encoding 4Fe-4S dicluster domain-containing protein — translation MAYKIIVSQCTVCGACEFECPNSAIKFKGETYKIDPVKCTECAGEFDTPQCVSVCPVPKTCVPA, via the coding sequence ATGGCTTACAAGATCATCGTTTCGCAATGCACCGTCTGCGGTGCCTGCGAATTCGAATGTCCGAATTCCGCGATCAAGTTCAAGGGTGAAACCTACAAGATCGACCCCGTCAAATGCACCGAATGCGCGGGCGAATTCGACACTCCGCAATGCGTCTCGGTCTGCCCGGTGCCCAAGACCTGCGTTCCGGCCTGA